Within Paenibacillus sabinae T27, the genomic segment TTGATCGCTCCGCATCCTACAGGCCGCGAGTCCAGATAAGCAACGATAAAATAGATATCATTCACGTAAGGATCTTCGAAATCGACCAGATAGACTTCCTCCGGCGGGTAGAGCTCAAACAGATAACCGTCAAGCTGTGAAATCAGCTGGGCCAAATCCGAATTATCCGGTGCTACTTGTACCAGTTCAATATTTTGCATGTGTATTCTCTCCTTATGATCTGTTCAAAAAAGCTTGAATCCATTGTACCCCGCCAAGCCCAATTGAAAAAGACAACAAGTTCGGACAAAAAGCTTCCCCTTTTTGGCGCTTGAGCCGCATGCTAAAAAATCAATTTGGGTAGTGCAAATCTGCGCTCCTCACTACTTGTTCCCCTTAAACGCCACAGCCAGTGAACCGATGTATTCCTTCAAAACGCCCCCAACCGTTTCGATCGCTCCGGGGCTGGGCGCCAGCTTTCCCGCATACCATGCCGCAGCAGATACGGCGCTCGCATGATAATCGGTCGGGTACGGCTGGACCGTAAGTCCGGCCCGCCGGAACTCGGCAACCGCCCGCGGCATATGAAAAGCCGAGGTAATCAGGACCGGGCGGCTCAGCCCGTGTTCCTTGAGCAGCGCGGCCGTGTATTCGGCATTCTGCGCCGTGTTCAGCGAGCGATTCTCTGCGATGATGTTCTGCTCGGCTACTCCCAGCCCGATCAGCTGCCTGCGGGCAATATAGGCTTCGTTGCCGCTGTCAGCGAACACCTGTCCACCGCTGAACAGCACCGGCAGTCCGGTCTGGCGGTGCAGCCGTACCGCTGTGATCAGCCGGTTCGCCGCCGAGCCGCCTAAATTGCCCTCGCCGTCCACATCGGGGGTGCCCTGGGTGGCTCCTCCCCCGAGCACGACCAGACAATCGCCCTGCACCTGCGCCGGGGGCGAGTATTTCGATTCCAGCGTCCGCATCAACGGGTCGGAGATCAGCGGAATCGAAGACAAATAGAGAAGCAGCGTTACGGTAAGCAGCAATGCTGCGAAGCCGCGCTGTTTTTTCCATAGCATCCACAATGCCAGAAGCGTCAGAAGCAGGACAAAGATTCCCGGAGGAAGCACGAAGCTGTAAATAAATTTGATGACATAGATCAATAGAATCCTCTCCTTTTCTGAAGTGATGAGTCTTAGGTCGCCGCAGCCAAGTTTGCTCTAATGATCGATACGAGTTTGATTTTTTCCTCCTGCGGGATTCCTTCGGTCAATCTGGCCGCGGCTGTCGGCAATATCCACTCCTCAATCGCTGCATGGTCATGACCGGTTATGCGAAGGTACTCTTTAAGGTAGGCTGCCTTCAGCTTGTTTCTTAGGAATTGAGCCAATACCTTGATGGGGGCCGGTGTGCCATCAGGCATCGAACCTATGCTGAGCAAAATCACCGATCTCGCGACGTCACCGGCAGGATTTCCCGACACCCCCGTCATCCAGTCAAGGACCCGGCAGCTTCCGTCCAACATCACGTTGTCCGGATGAAAGTCGCCGTGGCACAGCCGATTCCCGTCAGGCAGCACTTCCGTGTAACGAATAATTCGGGCCTTCTCCTGTTCGGTAAGGAGCGGAGCGTTCCTTATATTTTCATAGAGCATCTTCTTCTGTTTCCGGTTTAATTCAGCGGCATTAAAAGCATGGATTTCCGCGTGCAGATTAGCCAGCAGCTTAGCATATTTATTGACAGTCCAAGGTTTCTTCGTGAGAAGTGCAAGCAAAGAAGCGCCTGAAATGCGCTGGAAAACCAATCCGTTCCTGCCCTCCAGTTCAATAGGTCCAAAAGGCTCCGGAGTTCGAATGCCCAGCGAATAAGCCAACTGGCTGACCCTGAGCTCCTGATGGATTGCCTCCGCAGGAAAATCCTTTTTATAAAGCTTGATTATTCTTCCATCAGAATGTTCAAAAATATCGGCGGTTCTCCCTTGCCCAATCCGGCTCATCTCATTCATCTGGCCGTCTTCTCACTCCCTTCCTCTTCCCGGAGCCTGTGAAAACTTTCAATCGCCAGTAGCATCCCGTTCATTTCGTGGCAACGATATGCGTGAATATCGCAATCTCCCGATAAGGGCTCCGGCATCCAAGTTCAAACTCCAGCTCCATCGCCTGGCGGTGCCAATCTTCATCTTGCTTGATATCGTTATCCGCTATGTACCCGTAGACATTATGAATACCAAATCGCATGACTGACCCATATCCCGCTTCTCTCAACCATTCGGATAGCTGTTCAAAAGAATATGTCATTATATCGGTCTGAATGATTGCGCTATATTCTTTATTGCTTTCCATTCCCGCCAGAGCACTGTCCGGATCTTTGTTAATGATCGCCTTTTTCATCACTTTGGCCGCCGGATTGTGCGCGATTAGCGACAAATATCCTTTTTCCTGCTGATGAGCACCGATTTTCTCAATAAATAGCTTCGGGTCTTCCGTATATTCCAATATATTGTGGCAAAAAATCCATTCATAGGTTCCCAGCCCATCCGCCAGATTCTCAAAAGAGCCGCATGTAAATTGAGCACCTGATCCCTGCCCCGTCGCTATCTCAATCATGGATTTGGTCGGATCAATACCCGTAACCTTATGCCCTCGCCTTGCGTATTCATGGCTGGAAATGCCGAAACCGCAGCCGATATCCAAAACTGACATCCCAGTCCGGGTCATAAACCGGTCGATCTGCGTCCATGCCGTTTCATAGAACAACCGCCCCCATGGCATCCTTGTATAGTTCAGGTACTGCTCAAGCGTGTTCGAAAAGGCTTCTGATTTGTTCATCTATGCCTCCATCATACTTTTTTTCGAGCGGCAAACGTTATCCATTGGCCTCTGAATAAATTTGTTCATTTGCCAGCCCGCCTTTGCATTTCTTCTATGCCTAGCAAATAAGATTTCTAACTATTGGATATTCTGATAATACCTTCGCATTGCAGCGTTGACAAGCCGCCGAAACTTTCAATTAATACAGCACAATTAGACTAATATTCGAGTTTCCCTTCGTTCCGCTACTTCAACCTGTAAAGCCCGAATCTTTTGCGTATCCAGTGGGTTACAAACAAGATGGAGGGAATGACCGCGCAGACAGTAGTTAAAATATATTGTTGTACAACTCTCCCTTCTTCCAGATGTCTGGTATAGCTCTCCGTGCTGATGAGGGAGATCAACAGCATGACCACTCCGACAGGTACAGCCAATTTCCGGGGCTCCTTCACCTTGAACAGATCCGCAGCAACGACCATGGCGGCGTAACAGTAAACCGTCACTTTGAAAAAGATGCAGATGATCAAGTCCAGTATCACAAACGCATCCAATCTCTGGATAAAATCAGCCACATTTACGAGTGAAATGGTTGTAAACAACGGGAAGTTGGTTCTTTGGTATATCTCCTCTCCAAGCACCGACATTTCGATCGCATGCGTAAAACTCAACAACAGCGCGCTTAATATGAGGGCAGCAAGCCCTGAATTCCTGGCGGATTGACCTTTTCCGAGAAAGGGCAGGATGGTTGTGACTAACATGAGTTCCCCGAATGGAAACATCCATATGTTCGGATACGCTGAAGCAAGGGCCTCCTTCAAGTCCTTAATATTCAGAGGAAATAAATTTTGGAAATCCATAAGTCCCGATGCAATAATAATTGAATTACTGATTACACCGATCACAACAATCACAAGGAAATAGATTTCCGCTGTTCTGGCAAACACTTCTATTCCTTTGCTTAATACATACACAACAGCAACAATCATAATTGCGTTAATGATCAGGATGGGTGTCTTGTCATATGAGGCCGCGAGCAGCAGATATCCCGCTTCCGCCAAATTTCTTGAGCCGCTAAACATAAAGAACGGTACGTACAGCAGACTTATTGTCCAGCCGATCCATTTGCCCAGAATCTTTTGCATTAACCCGCTCAGGATCAGATTGGGAAATTGGCGGTACAAATGAGCATAAATCAAATATAATACTACACCTCCAGGGAGGGCCAGCAGGATGGACAACCATACGGCGTGTCCGCTTTCAAGGCCGACTGGAACTACAAGCGCCGTGCCCAGCTCAAACAGGACAATCAAGGAAACTAATTGTTTAGAACTGATGACTTCTTTTCTCATAAACGCCTCACCCGACCCTATCTTTAAATTCAATCCTCAAAGCGCCCCCGCAAATGACAAGGCGTTATGGACTAGGGGTACTTGCGAAGGGCAATACTATTTTTGTTTCCGTTCGGAAATCGGCTCTTTAAATCCATACCAAAGGGGTTATCTGATGAAAATCCTTCTTCTGTATGTACTTCTTTGCTTTTTGGGCTTGTCAATGACCGTCTTTGTAGATCTTATCTCCGGTATGAGTCTTTTCTCTACCCTTCAGTCCCTACGTACCACTTTACGTACCGCGAATTCAATGGAAACCACAGCCATGGCGCTTTTTTTCTCAGCACCGTTTATAGTAGTCATAGTGGATTCATTAACAAACAAAAAGAGGCAAAAAAAATGACGATGAGTAAATCGCTGTGCTATTCAGACGACAGGAACGGATTTAATCTCATGCCCGTATTGCGGATGAACGCTTCGACATGGATATCCAGCTCTCCTTTGGCGAATGCATGATCCCAATCCTTCCCGACTGATTTCCAACCATCGGAGTCTACTCGCTTAAGCTCATTTCCGAAATTAAAGACGTCAGTGTTCATACGCTGAGCGGCTTGAAAGGCCTGCGTCACCTCTTCTTTCGTTATTTTCTTCAGGTTATCTTCAAGCTTCCGGATCACTTCCCTATTGCTAAGCTCCAGCGTATCCTTGGTTTCAATCACAGTTCCTTCCTCCAAAATATGCACATGAAAGACGGGCACTCCATCCCGGACATCTACTTTGACTTTGGTTTCGGAAGTAAAAATATTGACGGCAGTCGACTCTTTTTTTTCTTCAGAGTCAATATTTAAAGTGGTCTCATCAATTTTGTCCAGCAGCCACAAGGTTCCTCTGGCCTCGGAACCATCCAGCCAACCGACAAGCTTACCGTCCTTTAGCACACCCAGTCCGCTCATTACGATGTTCGCCGACGACTCCGTTTGTTCAAGGTCCGATTTCTTCTTGCCTTCCTCCTTATCTCCGATGAGCCGAATACCGCTTATGGTCATGCCTCCTTCCCCGGTAAATCCGCTAATTAACTCCTTAACATTGACATACCGGTTTTCTCCCCATAAATGGGATGAGTTCTTGTTTTTTTTGGCTATTCCTATAGACGGAATGGTCTCCGCCCGCTGCAATTGCTTCATCATGGAAGCGGCATCCGTATCCCTCGATATAAGCACAGCCGAGTTAAGCCTGAGTTCATGAGACCTTTCGAAAATGTCAAATACATGATCAATTCCGCTTTCCGCCATGGACTCTCCCAAGATGACAAGCTGGGTATGAGCAAAAAAAAGCTGCCTGCTCACCTTCCTCGAGGCTTTCCTCATGGCCCCGAATAAAGTATTGTCGTTTGCCGAGTAGACCGCTATTGTAGACTGTTCCTTACCGGGTCCTGTACTCGATGAAGTAGCTGACGGATTTACAAGTTGAAATGTAACCCTGTATTCCTCTTTTCCCGGGAGCTTATCAATTCCAATACCGCTTACGATAGCAAGTTCATTCAATTCCCGACTGTTCCAACAGCTTGTGAGCAGCAGCGGCAGGCCTGAAAGAATAACCAGACAGCATATCCATTTAGCTTTCATGCTTACCCTCCCCTGATTTCGTTTCCCCGCCCTTTCCCCCGGTCCTATTCAAGAAATTCAATGGAGAACGGATAAACGTGTCTTTCTGATCCTCCGGTATAAAGGGAGCTATCGGGGACATATAAGGAGTTCCTAAGGATCGCAGACTGCATAAGTGGGCGGTAAAAATCAAGCTCATAATGGCGATGCCATAGAGCCCCATAAAGGCGGCCGCAAACATATTGATAAACCGGAGCAGACGTATGGACAGCGCCATATTATAAGCCGGGGTTGTAAAGCTGGAGATGCCCGTTAAGGAAACGGCAATAACCATGGCCGGAGAGACGATTCCGGCTTGAACAGCCGCCTGTCCCAATACCAGACCTCCGATTATGGATACCGTTTGGCCGATCGGAGAAGGCATACGAATACCGGCCTCGCGGATGATTTCAAAGGTGACCTCCATCAGCAATGCCTCGACAAAAGTAGGAAAGGGGACGCCTTCGCGTTGTGAAGCGAAATTGATCAGCAGCGGAGTAGGAATCATCTCCTGGTGAAAGGTAAGGGCCGCAACAAAGAGGGCAGGGCCGAATAATGATATAAACAAACAGATAAGCCTCAACATCCGGATCAAAGACGAGACATCATATCGCTGGTAATAGTCTTCAACCGTATGGAAAAACATAAAAAATGTTGTAGGAGCAATCAAAACGAAGGGCGTC encodes:
- a CDS encoding Ger(x)C family spore germination protein, with the protein product MKAKWICCLVILSGLPLLLTSCWNSRELNELAIVSGIGIDKLPGKEEYRVTFQLVNPSATSSSTGPGKEQSTIAVYSANDNTLFGAMRKASRKVSRQLFFAHTQLVILGESMAESGIDHVFDIFERSHELRLNSAVLISRDTDAASMMKQLQRAETIPSIGIAKKNKNSSHLWGENRYVNVKELISGFTGEGGMTISGIRLIGDKEEGKKKSDLEQTESSANIVMSGLGVLKDGKLVGWLDGSEARGTLWLLDKIDETTLNIDSEEKKESTAVNIFTSETKVKVDVRDGVPVFHVHILEEGTVIETKDTLELSNREVIRKLEDNLKKITKEEVTQAFQAAQRMNTDVFNFGNELKRVDSDGWKSVGKDWDHAFAKGELDIHVEAFIRNTGMRLNPFLSSE
- a CDS encoding GerAB/ArcD/ProY family transporter gives rise to the protein MRKEVISSKQLVSLIVLFELGTALVVPVGLESGHAVWLSILLALPGGVVLYLIYAHLYRQFPNLILSGLMQKILGKWIGWTISLLYVPFFMFSGSRNLAEAGYLLLAASYDKTPILIINAIMIVAVVYVLSKGIEVFARTAEIYFLVIVVIGVISNSIIIASGLMDFQNLFPLNIKDLKEALASAYPNIWMFPFGELMLVTTILPFLGKGQSARNSGLAALILSALLLSFTHAIEMSVLGEEIYQRTNFPLFTTISLVNVADFIQRLDAFVILDLIICIFFKVTVYCYAAMVVAADLFKVKEPRKLAVPVGVVMLLISLISTESYTRHLEEGRVVQQYILTTVCAVIPSILFVTHWIRKRFGLYRLK
- a CDS encoding aminoglycoside phosphotransferase family protein, translating into MNEMSRIGQGRTADIFEHSDGRIIKLYKKDFPAEAIHQELRVSQLAYSLGIRTPEPFGPIELEGRNGLVFQRISGASLLALLTKKPWTVNKYAKLLANLHAEIHAFNAAELNRKQKKMLYENIRNAPLLTEQEKARIIRYTEVLPDGNRLCHGDFHPDNVMLDGSCRVLDWMTGVSGNPAGDVARSVILLSIGSMPDGTPAPIKVLAQFLRNKLKAAYLKEYLRITGHDHAAIEEWILPTAAARLTEGIPQEEKIKLVSIIRANLAAAT
- a CDS encoding YdcF family protein, with protein sequence MIYVIKFIYSFVLPPGIFVLLLTLLALWMLWKKQRGFAALLLTVTLLLYLSSIPLISDPLMRTLESKYSPPAQVQGDCLVVLGGGATQGTPDVDGEGNLGGSAANRLITAVRLHRQTGLPVLFSGGQVFADSGNEAYIARRQLIGLGVAEQNIIAENRSLNTAQNAEYTAALLKEHGLSRPVLITSAFHMPRAVAEFRRAGLTVQPYPTDYHASAVSAAAWYAGKLAPSPGAIETVGGVLKEYIGSLAVAFKGNK
- a CDS encoding methyltransferase domain-containing protein is translated as MNKSEAFSNTLEQYLNYTRMPWGRLFYETAWTQIDRFMTRTGMSVLDIGCGFGISSHEYARRGHKVTGIDPTKSMIEIATGQGSGAQFTCGSFENLADGLGTYEWIFCHNILEYTEDPKLFIEKIGAHQQEKGYLSLIAHNPAAKVMKKAIINKDPDSALAGMESNKEYSAIIQTDIMTYSFEQLSEWLREAGYGSVMRFGIHNVYGYIADNDIKQDEDWHRQAMELEFELGCRSPYREIAIFTHIVATK